From the genome of Kluyveromyces lactis strain NRRL Y-1140 chromosome F complete sequence:
TACATTAAAAACGAAACTGATAATATAGTTTAGAATAATATTCTACTCCTTTAGAAATATTAATACTAACCAGCTATATACAAGATTACGATTGGCGTTACGAGCACGAGATGGATTTGCCTTTGAAGCAAAGTTGTTCTTTCTAAATGCAGACGCAAAGGGCGAAGATGTATCGACCAAAATTATGCAATTTATGAGTATGGATGGCGAGATGGTAAAAATAACTCACTTCAATTTACTCAGATAACGGACAGCATTTTTATTGAACACGTAGGATGCTCCACTCCATACTGTCGTTACACTGACCAAATAGCCCAGTAAAGTAAACGCAAATTGACTATTTTCCTTCAACAAACCTTCTTTGCCTTCCTCCTCATCTTTAGTGTTATTTATGATCAAGAGGACAACACCAAATCCTACATAGATCATTTGTACGAAAGTGTTCCACTTCGAAATTTGCGTTGGTTTAACCTCTGCGCTTGGATAATGGAAAATATCCCAATACGAGTTCCATGTAACAGAGCCGTAACGATGCTTCATTGATGCATACCTGAAATAAATGGCACTCAACCCCAACAATAGATCTCTTCCGAAAATAAGTCCAGCAACCGCTAACGGAATGATTTGGGGGCCAGAAGGTACGCACAAAGCGGCTGTCGTTGTCATCATTAATATCTTATCTGCCATTGGATCAAGAACTGTTCCAGCTACAGATTTCATCTTGTACGATCTCGCAAGGTACCCATCTAAAAAGTCAGTGACACAAGAGTACACGAATAAAGACATTGCGGGGGCAAGGTTCTGAGTTAAGATGTAGTAACCAATCAAGGGCGTTGTCGCTATTCTACTCATCGTTAACACGTTTGGTAAAGTCCATATTCCATTAGTTATCGCGCTTTTTGTCcgttgctgttgctgctgtttcttctctggTTCCTTTACCAAATCACGATTGTCAGTTGAGTAGAAGCGCTGGGAGTGACGGAAAGGCCGTATTCCAATAATTTGTTTCAGAGCCTTGCTTCGGCTAAACTGCAAGTTTGAGCTTATTCCGTTGGTTTTCTGTACGATTCTTCTCAATCCATTCACTTGCTTCGAAATGGTTAAAACGTTCAAAATCATTGTACCCAAAATGACGGACTTTCTTAACGTTGAACAACCAGGGAAATAGGTGATATAATGCTGCTGGTTATACCTTCCAGGTTCTGATCACTCAATAGTTTCAGTGAAGTCGCTGACTTCCTGGCTATTTAATCTGTCCAACCTTATGCTTCCGGTGTACCTCATCTTGCTAAAACCGAAGCTTCcatactttttttttttagtgCAGAGTTTTGTTAGTTTTCTATGGAGAATAGAATAGGTAACGAGACGAGACTAAGCCCGGACTATGTTGTTATGCAATTCTGAATTACGATCCCTTATAATGACTCTGTTGTTCTTATAATGTTATATTGCAGGGTATGTTATCTGTTGTCTACTAAAGGGTTGTATCAAATGCCTGCGTTCAATCCCTTATAGTATCTTGAATCATATCGACATGACTAAGTGCCCAATTTTCcatatttcaacatttcggcatttcaacattttaACCAGACTTTGATTGAGCAGCTTTGATTTACAAACAGAATAACAAGTAGGTTCTATATTGTGTGATTGACTCTTATGTTATTGTATCAAGATCCAACAACACCCGGGATTTCAATTGTTAGGAAGGGAAACATATAAATAGTGCTTACCTCTATCAAAAGTGTTGTGTTATAAGGGAactatttctttattggtATCATTTCCAGGTTGATTCGTAATTGGACAAGCCGGTTTACATCAGGAGCTCTAAGAAGGTATTCTGCTGCTGCAacttcgtcttcatctgcAATGAACGTTTTAGTTTATAATGGTGCAGGTACATCACCTGAGTCCGTGAAGAATACAATTGAGACCCTACGATTATTGTTGGAGCCATATTACGCTGTTTCTCCAGTTACTGCAAGAGTGTTAGAAACCGAACCTTGGACTACGAAGACTTCCGTGGTGGTATTTCCAGGAGGTGCGGATTTACCGTATGTTAGAGATTGTAAGAAAGTGATTCCCAAGATCAGAGATTTCGTCTCCAAAGACGGTGGTTTATACATCGGAATATGTGCCGGTGGCTACTTTGGGTCAGGACGTTGTGAATTCGCAAAAGGTGATCCTTGTTATGAAGTCACTGGTCCAAGGGATTTGAAGTTGTTCCCCGGTATTGCAAGGGGGCCTGCTTTCAGTGGAT
Proteins encoded in this window:
- the CRD1 gene encoding cardiolipin synthase (similar to uniprot|Q07560 Saccharomyces cerevisiae YDL142C CRD1 Cardiolipin synthase produces cardiolipin which is an important constituent of mitochondrial membranes required for normal mitochondrial membrane potential and function) codes for the protein MILNVLTISKQVNGLRRIVQKTNGISSNLQFSRSKALKQIIGIRPFRHSQRFYSTDNRDLVKEPEKKQQQQQRTKSAITNGIWTLPNVLTMSRIATTPLIGYYILTQNLAPAMSLFVYSCVTDFLDGYLARSYKMKSVAGTVLDPMADKILMMTTTAALCVPSGPQIIPLAVAGLIFGRDLLLGLSAIYFRYASMKHRYGSVTWNSYWDIFHYPSAEVKPTQISKWNTFVQMIYVGFGVVLLIINNTKDEEEGKEGLLKENSQFAFTLLGYLVSVTTVWSGASYVFNKNAVRYLSKLK